The nucleotide sequence ACGACGTTTAAAATTTAAAATTAACACCAAGAACTCTTTTTATTCTTATTTTTAAATTAAATTTCACTTAAAAAATTTCACTATGAAACGTATATTATTTCCAACCGATTTTTCAGAAGTTGCCAATAATGCCTTTGTGCACGCTTTAGAGTTAGCTAAAACACTGGACGGAGAGTTGATTGTGTTGCATAGTTTTGAGTTGCCTGTAGTAGACAATCAGTTTTTTCCAGAAAATTATATGGTCATTTATGAATCTTTAGAATTAGCACAATTTGATATGTTCAAAGATGAGATTCCTAAACTACGCACCATAGCCGAAGAACGAAATCTAGACAAGATAAAAATGACGCACCGCTTAATGGATGGTGACCTCACTTTCAATATTAAAAAAGCTATTAAAGAAGATAAAATTGACTTCCTAGTTATGGGAACCTCTGGAGCGGCCGGCTGGGAAGCATTTTTTTTGGGGTCTAATTCTGGTAATGTTATCACTGATATCGACATTCCGATGTTATGCATTCCTCATGATGCCAACTTTAAAACGATTAAAAACATTGGTTTTACCACGCGATTTAGGCCTAAAGATAAAAATGCCTTAAAGAGAGTTATTAAAATTGCCCGTAAAACAAAAGCAGCCATAAAATGTTTGTATGTAAAAACAAACGAATCAGATGTTTCCAATGAAACGGTCAAAGAATGGGAAAAAGAATTCGAAGAAGAACCAATTACATTCTCAGTGATTCATTGTAATGAAGTCAAAGAAACGATTCTGGACTTCATACTCCAAAAAGACATTGATATTGTCACTATGCTAACGTATAAAAGAGGTTTTTTTGACAGTTTGTTCCATCCTAGCTTCACCAAAAAAGCAGCCAATGAATTCTCCATTCCAGTGCTCGCAATTCCTATTGAATAATTTTTGGCGCCTTTTCCAGCGCTACACTATAGCCCTCAATTTGTTCGCTTTTTTTACTAAGCCACTAGAGGAGCTTCCTCTGGTCGCTCTCTAGCGTCAGTAAAAAAATAGCGCACAAATCCTCGGGGCTGCCGTTTCGCTCTGGGGCGAAAACGACCTATTTTATAATGATGTTTTCTGTTAAGAAGTGCGACTGTGTTTAACTGTATTTATAAAAATAGGGCAAGATTTTATAAAATGGCATCAAAGATTATTTTATAAAAAGAACAACACTATTTTCTAGTTGAATCAACTAAATGTAGCAAACTCAAGACTACAGTTTATTATGAGTTCCGTCACAAAACGGTGCATTAGCTGAGTGTTTACATCCACACCAAGCTACCGTTTTTTCTTCTGTAACCGTTTCAATAATTGGTTTGAAATCGGTGTTTTTATGAGAACCGTCACAATAGGGTTGGTTTTTACTTTGACCGCAGGCGCACCAAGCATAGGTTCCAGCTGTGACTTTAATAACGTAAGGGGCTTTTTGTGGTATATTTGGCTTTTTCATGATATAATGGTTTAGAGTTAGTTGTTAAGTTTTTCTTTATATAAGACTTTAAACTGCGCTAATTTTGGGTCGATTACTGTTTGACAATAACTAGCTTCTGGGTTACGACTGTAATAATTTTGATGCCGCTCTTCGGCTTTATAAAAATACTCAAAAGGCATTAGTTCTGTAATAATTGGGGAGCTATAATTATTTTGCAGTTCGTTAATTATTTCTGTAATTTTTTCTTTTTCATATTCATTTCGATAAAAAATAATACTTCGATATTGTGTGCCGTTTTGTTTTCCTTTTTTAATGATTTTAGTTGGGTTGTGTGTTGTTAGGTGGATTCTAATTAAATCTGAAAAATTAATTTTGGCAACTAAATAAGTAATCTCAATTACTTCAGCATGTCCCGTCAAACCGCTGGATACTTCGCGATAGGTTGGATTTGTGATTTTGCCACCACTATATCCACTTTCTACTTGTAAAACTCCCTTTAATTGTTGAAAAATAGCTTCGGTACACCAAAAACAACCACCACCCATAGTCAGTTTTCGTTCTTCGATAACCATTTTTTGCAATGAATAAGAATTGATATCGAATCGTAAACCACTTAGCGTTGCGTCATCTTGAAATACATATCCTAAAGGCGTATTGCAGTTAGTACAAAATGCTTCTATATGATATTGAACATCTGAGTTTACTTTGTAATACCCTATTGTATTATCTTTTATTGGTTGGGTAAAACTATAGGTATTTGAAATGTTTTTTAGCTCTTGATCCTCATCAAATAACGGGACTTTACAACCAATACAAATATATTTTACAGATTGAAATGGAGAACAAATATCAGAATGCTGTGCAGTTTGTATTTCTTTTTTAGAGCCAACTTTAAATTGTTCTTCTGCTAATCGTTGTTTCCTCTCTGCGTCATTTTTTTCGATTTCATAATCAGGAATTGGTTTGTTATTGCTTGTTAATTTGATGATATCAAGCCATTTGAGCATCATTTGAATTTAGTTAAGGGTTTCTAAAATAGCAATAGCTTTTTTTGTGTTTATATGGAAGTCATTAAAAATAACAATTCCGTCTTGATTAATGACTATAAACCAAGGCGTTCCGCCTGTACGGTATTGATGCATGATTTTTGAAACGCCCTGAGTTGTTGTGTCACCATTGTCTTGGCCAAAAGGAATTTTTAATTGGTACTTTTTCTGGTTTTCGACTAATTTGTCAAATGTATTTACAGAATGTCCTTCGAATACGGTTTGTATAGCCAGAAAAACAATTTCTTCGTTTCTTCCTAATGCATCAGTCATTCTTTGAAGTGCGGGAAAACCAATAGAGTGACAGCCTTGACACCAATCTTGAAAACAAAATAATACAACAACCTTTCCTTTGTAGTTTTCAATCTGGACACTATTATCAAACTGTCCTTCTTCATTAATCCAGTCCTTTATTTCGCATTTGGGA is from Flavobacterium sp. NG2 and encodes:
- a CDS encoding universal stress protein, with product MKRILFPTDFSEVANNAFVHALELAKTLDGELIVLHSFELPVVDNQFFPENYMVIYESLELAQFDMFKDEIPKLRTIAEERNLDKIKMTHRLMDGDLTFNIKKAIKEDKIDFLVMGTSGAAGWEAFFLGSNSGNVITDIDIPMLCIPHDANFKTIKNIGFTTRFRPKDKNALKRVIKIARKTKAAIKCLYVKTNESDVSNETVKEWEKEFEEEPITFSVIHCNEVKETILDFILQKDIDIVTMLTYKRGFFDSLFHPSFTKKAANEFSIPVLAIPIE
- a CDS encoding CDGSH iron-sulfur domain-containing protein; the encoded protein is MKKPNIPQKAPYVIKVTAGTYAWCACGQSKNQPYCDGSHKNTDFKPIIETVTEEKTVAWCGCKHSANAPFCDGTHNKL
- the msrA gene encoding peptide-methionine (S)-S-oxide reductase MsrA codes for the protein MMLKWLDIIKLTSNNKPIPDYEIEKNDAERKQRLAEEQFKVGSKKEIQTAQHSDICSPFQSVKYICIGCKVPLFDEDQELKNISNTYSFTQPIKDNTIGYYKVNSDVQYHIEAFCTNCNTPLGYVFQDDATLSGLRFDINSYSLQKMVIEERKLTMGGGCFWCTEAIFQQLKGVLQVESGYSGGKITNPTYREVSSGLTGHAEVIEITYLVAKINFSDLIRIHLTTHNPTKIIKKGKQNGTQYRSIIFYRNEYEKEKITEIINELQNNYSSPIITELMPFEYFYKAEERHQNYYSRNPEASYCQTVIDPKLAQFKVLYKEKLNN
- a CDS encoding peroxiredoxin family protein, with protein sequence MNQNDTYGILGQFAPKCEIKDWINEEGQFDNSVQIENYKGKVVVLFCFQDWCQGCHSIGFPALQRMTDALGRNEEIVFLAIQTVFEGHSVNTFDKLVENQKKYQLKIPFGQDNGDTTTQGVSKIMHQYRTGGTPWFIVINQDGIVIFNDFHINTKKAIAILETLN